Below is a genomic region from Methanoregula sp..
TGAAATCGAGGCTGACCGCAATACCATCCTGTACCTGGTAGATCTTTTCCCTGGTAACAGGGTCGAGCGAAAAGAGCTCGAGAGCATTAACCGGGCAGGCAACAACACAGTTGTTGCACCCGGTACAGCGTTCCATGTTTACATGAACTGCAAAAGCCATGCACATCACACACAAATT
It encodes:
- a CDS encoding 4Fe-4S binding protein; its protein translation is MAFAVHVNMERCTGCNNCVVACPVNALELFSLDPVTREKIYQVQDGIAVSLDFKAELCAGCGVCVEACPYEVISLSGKGTGSDFPVRA